Proteins encoded by one window of Anas platyrhynchos isolate ZD024472 breed Pekin duck chromosome 14, IASCAAS_PekinDuck_T2T, whole genome shotgun sequence:
- the CDHR2 gene encoding cadherin-related family member 2 isoform X3 encodes MAQPSLLLLPFLLAAASGNAPPIFDTSIEYVPEDLLIGEVAFVLKATDLDGDTLSYSISGADAFYFNVNQSTGVVTLRNLLDRESQARLTLTVTVSDGINDATSRKLTVIVEDRNDNAPVFKGLPYETSVPENMMAGSIIYTISATDADTGNAAKVSYSILEVIPDNAKNFWLFYILPNGSVVLNGSLDYATNTFYQLKILAQDGGGPLYGVTVFQNSTTYFSITVIDLPNLNPRFLNEPYSGSVSENSPLGVSVLTVTATDRDTGVNDEIFYSITNASVPFAINMTTGIITVSGWLDREQLPSEEMLLEVLAREKNLDIHGSVANATTMVTILVVDVNDNKPEFYQCSLPSCNFTKSQNNFTGSIIEHSSSKVPVSNLSIVARDPDKGINSTFELYLQGGSASAFSVSPTTIVGTGEVQILVQNPSEVDYEISHVMVVQLIANDTGNPANCCSVATVTVNLIDTNDHFPEFPQSVYVLSVMENSPAGTIIAPNITAYDPDSGAYGQITYQLLPDTILTTFTVNATSGAVLVSPGASLDRETRSIYYANIQAKDGGDMMNTALLEIYVLDENDNAPIVTGSYFISVEEGQNVSMEVKAIDNDEPNTPNSELGFRILPGLFSDNFTINETTGQMHSKGPLDREALDDKDGQLVVTVEVYDHGVPPLSTQVNVTITVADINDNTPVFLEQSYEFSIFESSSDSFVGTVVATDADKTEINFRISFRLQSGSGSSNFLIRSHQLGTGNYSGQLSVDPDTTMDYDTLQQKSFYLTVVAENTATDIARNASVPVVVHVLDVNDEPPSIVPTSQTVTVRENGTQQGLVYTVSASDPDTNHSLVIEELQVTCLNGSQSAGNVCWDWFVLLPNGSLLVNSSEIDFEQCDMVKLTLRAEDLYTEKGDRYSKNGTLTINIEDINDNAPVFLPISETFVVVPDVSTVGLQVATVRATDEDSGSGGEIAFSIFKVVFMEENGNNRTLENLFKVVTTVEQKIYVGSIQVASNLDSSLKGKYEVTVNAQDRTAPQNTAQTVLTIFTVDQSYRIRLQFSVPVEEVQRNLEDIKATLTIATKATVYVVAISNPDNSRAARAQVKSVMDAYFVYSNGTALDINQLSQLIQSDSQVLLKLVDMGLAIIGSGEVTETNKETQLIGIIAGLAAFLVLFILIMTLVLVLTTRSYKRKLNAMKALKAATTLSPTVAQQGAGIPGTNQYNAEGANPMLNLPMDLSHDLGFHEDTSSLASINSLDENKVDSPKDNNPKAKPHKSHPMDPTEDKVLVAALDAKEPTKMAYINNTFSTTDL; translated from the exons ATGGCACAgccctcgctgctgctgctcccgtTCCTCCTGGCAGCAG CTTCAGGCAACGCGCCCCCCATCTTCGACACGAGCATCGAGTACGTGCCCGAGGACCTGCTGATAG GCGAAGTCGCTTTCGTGCTGAAGGCCACTGACTTGGATGGGGACACGCTCAGCTACTCCATCAGCGGTGCGGATGCCTTCTACTTCAACGTTAACCAAAGCACGGGGGTCGTGACCCTGAGGAACCTCTTGGACCGGGAG TCCCAGGCCAGGCTCACCCTCACCGTCACCGTGTCCGACGGCATCAACGACGCG aCCTCCAGGAAGCTGACGGTCATTGTGGAGGACCGCAACGACAACGCCCCGGTCTTCAAGGGCCTGCCCTATGAAACCTCCGTCCCCGAG AACATGATGGCGGGCAGCATCATCTACACCATCTCTGCCACCGACGCCGACACGGGGAACGCTGCCAAGGTCAGCTACAGCATCCTGGAG GTGATCCCGGACAACGCGAAGAATTTCTGGCTCTTCTACATCCTGCCCAACGGCAGCGTGGTGCTCAACGGCTCGCTGGACTACGCCACCAACACCTTCTACCAGCTGAAGATCCTCGCCCAG GACGGCGGGGGGCCGCTGTACGGGGTGACAGTGTTCCAGAACAGCACCACCTACTTCTCCATCACCGTCATCGACCTGCCCAACCTGAACCCGCGCTTCCTCAACGAGCCCTACTCTGGCTCCGTGTCCGAGAACAGCCCGCTG GGTGTCTCCGTGCTGACCGTCACCGCCACCGACAGGGACACGGGGGTGAACGATGAGATCTTCTACAGCATCACCA ATGCCAGCGTCCCCTTCGCCATCAACATGACCACGGGCATCATCACCGTCAGCGGCTGGCTGGACCGCGAGCAGCTGCCCAGCGAGGAGATGCTGCTGGAGGTCCTG gCGCGGGAGAAGAACCTGGACATCCACGGCTCAGTGGCCAATGCCACCACGATGGTGACAATCTTGGTGGTCGATGTCAATGACAACAAGCCCGAGTTCTACCAgtgctccctccccagctgcaacTTCACCAAGAGCCAGAACAACTTCACGGGCAGCATCATCGAGCACTCCTCCTCCAAAGTGCCCGTGTCCAACCTCAGCATCGTGGCCCGCGACCCCGACAAG GGCATCAACAGCACTTTCGAGCTGTACCTGCAGGGTGGCAGCGCCAGCGCCTTCAGCGTGTCCCCCACGACGATCGTGGGCACGGGGGAGGTCCAGATCCTGGTGCAGAACCCGTCTGAGGTGGACTACGAGATCAGCCATGTCATGGTGGTGCAG CTCATCGCCAACGACACGGGGAACCCCGCAAACTGCTGCTCGGTGGCCACCGTGACCGTCAACCTCATCGACACCAACGACCACTTCCCTGAGTTCCCGCAGAGCGTATACGTGCTGAGCGTGATGGAGAACAGCCCCGCGGGCACCATCATCGCCCCAAACATCACG GCTTATGATCCAGACAGCGGTGCCTATGGCCAGATCACCTACCAGCTGCTCCCGGATACCAT CCTCACAACCTTCACGGTGAACGCCACGAGCGGGGCGGTGCTGGTGTCGCCGGGAGCCTCGCTGGACCGGGAGACTCGCTCCATCTACTACGCCAACATCCAGGCCAAGGACGGGGGCGACATGATGAACACGGCGCTGCTGGAGATCTACGTGCTGGACGAGAACGACAACGCGCCCATCGTCACCGGCTCCTACTTCATCTCTGTGGAAGAAGGGCAGAACGTCAGCATGGAGGTCAAG GCCATCGACAACGACGAACCCAACACCCCCAACAGTGAGCTGGGCTTCAGGATCCTGCCGGGGCTGTTCAGCGACAACTTCACCATCAACGAGACCACGGGGCAGATGCACAGCAAGGGGCCACTGGACCGCGAGGCGCTGGATGACAAGGACGGGCAGCTGGTGGTGACGGTGGAGGTGTACGACCACGGGGTGCCACCGCTCAGCACCCAGGTCAACGTCACCATCACCGTGGCG GACATCAACGACAACACGCCCGTGTTCCTCGAGCAGTCCTACGAGTTCTCCATCTTCGAAAGCTCCTCAG ATTCCTTCGTGGGTACCGTGGTGGCCACAGACGCCGACAAGACGGAGATCAATTTCCGCATCTCCTTCCGGCTGCAGAGCGGCAGCGGCTCCAGCAACTTCTTGATCCGCTCCCACCAGCTGGGGACGGGCAACTACAGCGGGCAGCTGTCCGTGGACCCCGACACGACCATGGACTACGACACCCTGCAGCAGAAGAGCTTCTACCTGACGGTGGTGGCGGAGAACACGGCCACCGACATCGCCAGGAATGCCAGCGTCCCGGTGGTGGTCCACGTCCTGGACGTCAACGACGAGCCCCCCTCCATCGTGCCGACCTCGCAGACCGTGACCGTGAGGGAGAACGGCACGCAGCAGGGGCTGGTCTACACCGTGAGCGCCTCCGACCCCGACACCAACCACTCGCTGGTCATCGAGGAGCTGCAGGTCACCTGCCTTAACGGTTCCCAAAGCGCCGGGAACGTGTGTTGGGACTGGTTTGTGCTGCTGCCCAACGGCTCGCTGCTGGTCAACAGCTCGGAGATCGACTTCGAGCAGTGTGACATGGTGAAGCTGACGCTGCGGGCTGAAGACCTCTACACTGAGAAGGGCGACCGCTACAGCAAGAACG GAACCCTGACCATCAACATCGAGGACATAAACGACAACGCGCCggtcttcctgcccatctctgaGACCTTTg TGGTTGTCCCTGACGTCTCTACTGTGGGCCTGCAAGTGGCTACCGTGAGG GCCACGGATGAAGACTCGGGGAGTGGAGGAGAAATCGCTTTCTCCATCTTCAAAGTGGTGTTCATGGAGGAGAATGGGAACAACCGGACCTTGGAGAACCTCTTCAAGGTGGTGACCACGGTCGAGCAGAAAATCTACGTGGGGAGCATCCA GGTGGCCAGCAACCTCGACAGCTCGCTGAAGGGGAAGTACGAGGTGACGGTGAACGCTCAGGACCGCACAGCCCCGCAGAACACGGCACAGACCGTGCTGACT ATCTTCACCGTGGACCAGAGCTACCGCATTCGCCTCCAGTTTTCCGTACCGGTGGAGGAAGTGCAGAGAAATTTGGAAGACATCAAAGC GACCCTGACCATCGCCACCAAGGCCACGGTCTACGTGGTGGCCATCAGCAACCCCGACAACAGCCGTGCCGCCCG ggcGCAGGTCAAGTCGGTGATGGATGCGTACTTCGTCTACAGCAACGGCACCGCCCTGGACATCAACCAGCTGAGTCA GCTGATCCAGAGCGACTCGCAGGTCCTGCTCAAACTGGTGGATATGGGGCTAGCCATCATC GGCTCCGGGGAGGTGACGGAGACCAACAAGGAGACGCAGTTGATCGGCATCATCGCGGGGCTGGCGGCGTTCCTGGTCCTCTTCATCCTCATCATGACCCTGGTCTTGGTTCTCACCACCAGGAG CTACAAGAGGAAGCTGAATGCCATGAAGGCGCTGAAGGCGGCCACGACGCTCAGCCCCACCGTggcccagcagggagctggcatCCCCGGGACCAACCAGTACAACGCTGAGGG GGCCAACCCCATGCTGAACCTGCCCATGGACCTGTCCCACGACCTGGGCTTCCACGAGGACACCAGCTCCCTGGCCAG CATCAATTCCCTGGATGAGAACAAAGTGGATTCGCCCAAGGACAACAACCCCAAGGCCAAG CCGCATAAATCACACCCCATGGACCCCACCGAGGACAAGGTGCTGGTGGCCGCCCTGGACGCAAAGGAGCCCACCAAAATGGCATACATCAACAACACCTTCAGCACCACAGACTTGTGA